Proteins co-encoded in one Aspergillus luchuensis IFO 4308 DNA, chromosome 6, nearly complete sequence genomic window:
- a CDS encoding DUF3659 domain-containing protein (COG:S;~EggNog:ENOG410PIST;~InterPro:IPR022124;~PFAM:PF12396;~TransMembrane:1 (o952-974i)): MAATQEDARQVESLRKGDTLKKPSAIRKKAPPKLAKVDKKEKVDKPTLDEKPEKKVETENVGDVGAVKTPEAGLEEQVEKVEDKAGEAGEEAEEELENEDMENEEEVEEELEQQRGPVEQREAMPSDTAAGSSSTARLADKGKGAAVQLGRIGEGTESMKDQVPTEMPDQVQEKAGEGVQEPTEGVVEPEKETDLGKGIPEPSDISELKKAAVSIGDLKGLSVGEGGNIVNAEGKTIGKVVEGDPDDLVGQVVDADGEILDEDGDLIGRVDVVTEKVDELPQADELPKAEELPEAEEVAELPQLPDISTLEGLKCTKFGSILDTQGNLVGELVEGDAKRIFRGGFELDDKGQFWDHRGNVIGKVQPVLPEAEETSIFEGMKDLYVDKEGWVLDDNGQRVGQVVEGDVKKLAGRAVDEDGDILDRHGNLLGHAEPWQEPEEVADEVTEEKPDLSCLAGLKPTKLGLVIGPDQVPLGRVVEGDPKQLAGRTIAPDGLIWGDNGEVIGQVDLIPENERKDLSRPFQGCRDLMVNGSGWVEDGDGNILGRVIEGDPQKLQGYDVDEDGEIVDQHGTVLGRAAPCEPPAEEVEVPDLSALAGKVVNKMGNVVDTNGIVFGRLVTGNPRKLAGKSVDEQGQVWDAAGHVVGQAELIPDAERERPEGPFSGLDGLTVNKEGQVVDPNGTPVGRLVEGDPKRLAGRAVDDDGEVLDSAGNCIGRAEPWSAPEEPPSPMAGRKVNREGEVRDEDGNLIGKLTQGELSNLIGRTIDKDGYVVDSAGNRIGECTLLENIPPEPEPEEPEMSPEEREQLARQEEENELAKKMCSIVQQTLDSLEPMCRMITQHIEKANSTPKDELDEEALVKEVKPLIEEAGTILQECKGALRALDPDGHIAANAKARSASQEATPQEHHLAELLKDLTQLVTETIERGKSMIADMPHAKKEINPLWALLSEPLFQIIAAVGLLLSGVLGLVSNLLNGLGLGGLLQGLLGGLGVDKLLEGLGLGTITQGIGLGGKK, from the exons ATGGCGGCTACCCAAGAGGATGCAAGGCAGGTGGAGTCCTTGCGGAAAGGAGATACTCTCAAGAAACCGTCTGCTATACGCAAGAAGGCGCCTCCGAAGCTTGCCAAGGTAgataagaaggaaaaggtggATAAGCCTACCTTAG ATGAGAAACCAGAGAAAAAAGTGGAGACTGAAAACGTGGGAGATGTTGGTGCTGTTAAAACGCCTGAAGCGGGGCTAGAAGAACAGGTTGAGAAGGTTGAGGACAAAGCAGGAGAGGCaggtgaagaagcagaagaagaactggAAAATGAGGACatggagaatgaggaggaggtggaggaagagctggagcaGCAACGTGGGCCTGTCGAACAAAGAGAAGCCATGCCATCAGACACTGCGGCAGGTTCTTCGTCCACCGCTAGGCTAGCGGATAAGGGCAAGGGAGCAGCCGTGCAACTGGGCCGGATCGGGGAAGGCACTGAATCCATGAAGGATCAGGTCCCCACTGAAATGCCGGATCAAGTGCAAGAGAAGGCTGGAGAAGGCGTACAAGAGCCTACCGAAGGAGTGGTTGAGCCTGAGAAAGAAACCGATCTCGGAAAAGGCATACCAGAACCATCAGATATATCGGAATTGAAGAAAGCTGCAGTGAGCATTGGAGACCTGAAAGGCCTCTCTGTTGGTGAAGGTGGAAACATTGTCAATGCAGAGGGGAAAACGATCGGaaaggttgttgagggggATCCGGATGACCTTGTTGGTcaggttgttgatgctgatGGAGAGATCCTGGACGAGGACGGCGACTTGATCGGTCGGGTTGATGTCGTGACTGAGAAAGTCGATGAACTGCCACAGGCCGACGAACTTCCCAAAGCCGAAGAACTCCCCGAGGCCGAAGAAGTGGCAGAACTGCCGCAATTGCCGGATATATCGACTCTCGAAGGCCTAAAATGTACGAAGTTCGGCAGTATCTTGGATACTCAGGGTAACCTAGTTGGGGAGTTGGTTGAAGGCGATGCAAAAAGGATCTTTCGAGGAGGCTTTGAGCTTGACGATAAGGGCCAGTTCTGGGACCACCGCGGTAATGTCATTGGCAAGGTACAGCCTGTTCTACCAGAGGCGGAAGAAACCAGCATCTTCGAAGGAATGAAAGATCTGTATGTTGACAAGGAGGGATGGGTACTAGATGACAACGGTCAACGCGTTGGACAGGTAGTTGAAGGGGATGTTAAAAAGCTCGCAGGCCGCGCGGTTGACGAGGACGGCGACATTCTCGATCGGCATGGAAACCTGCTCGGTCACGCAGAACCCTGGCAGGAGCCAGAAGAGGTTGCGGACGAGGTAACGGAGGAGAAGCCGGATCTCAGTTGTCTGGCAGGGCTTAAGCCCACCAAGCTTGGCCTCGTGATTGGGCCGGACCAAGTGCCTCTGGGCAGAGTTGTTGAGGGCGATCCCAAGCAACTTGCCGGCCGAACCATTGCGCCGGATGGTCTCATTTGGGGCGACAACGGGGAGGTCATTGGGCAGGTGGACCTGATCCCCGAAAATGAGCGAAAAGATCTCAGCCGGCCATTCCAGGGATGCAGGGACCTGATGGTGAATGGATCTGGctgggtggaggatggtgacggGAATATCCTGGGTCGAGTGATCGAAGGGGATCCCCAGAAGCTCCAGGGATAtgatgtcgatgaggatggagaaaTTGTGGACCAGCATGGAACTGTCTTGGGGCGAGCTGCACCATGTGAACCCCCTGccgaggaggtggaggtacCCGATCTGTCTGCATTAGCTGGCAAAGTGGTAAACAAGATGGGCAATGTCGTGGATACGAACGGAATTGTATTTGGGCGGTTGGTGACAGGTAACCCTCGAAAGTTGGCGGGCAAATCCGTGGATGAGCAGGGTCAGGTCTGGGATGCTGCGGGCCACGTTGTCGGCCAAGCCGAACTCATTCCCGATGCCGAGCGAGAGCGGCCAGAGGGACCATTCAGCGGCCTAGATGGCTTGACGGTGAATAAGGAGGGTCAGGTTGTCGACCCGAACGGCACACCGGTTGGTCGTTTAGTCGAGGGAGACCCTAAACGCCTTGCTGGGCGTGCCGtggacgatgatggagaggtcCTTGACTCGGCTGGGAATTGCATTGGCCGGGCTGAGCCGTGGTCTGCTCCAGAGGAACCGCCTAGTCCCATGGCTGGCCGTAAGGTTAAccgggagggagaggtccgcgatgaagatggcaaTCTCATTGGCAAGCTTACTCAGGGAGAACTGTCGAACCTCATCGGCCGAACGATTGACAAGGATGGCTATGTTGTGGACAGTGCCGGCAATAGGATCGGGGAATGTACCTTGCTGGAGAATATACccccagagccagagcccgAGGAACCGGAAATGTCCCCCGAAGAGCGCGAGCAGCTGGCTcgacaggaagaggagaatgagCTGGCCAAAAAGATGTGCTCAATTGTTCAGCAAACTCTGGACTCCTTGGAACCCATGTGTCGAATGATCACTCAG CATATCGAAAAGGCCAATAGTACACCCAAGGATgaattggatgaagaagcactGGTCAAGGAGGTAAAACCATTGATCGAAGAGGCTGGCACCATTCTGCAGGAGTGCAAAGGAGCCCTGCGAGCGTTGGATCCGGATGGCCACATTGCTGCCAACGCCAAAGCCCGCAGTGCCTCCCAAGAAGCCACTCCACAGGAGCATCATCTGGCGGAATTACTGAAGGACTTGACACAGCTAGTGACGGAGACGATCGAACGGGGTAAGAGTATGATTGCCGACATGCCCCATGCGAAGAAAGAGATCAACCCGCTCTGGGCGCTGTTGTCCGAGCCGTTGTTCCAGATCATCGCGGCCGTCGGTCTCTTGCTCAGTGGCGTTCTGGGTCTTGTGAGTAATCTTCTGAATGGTCTGGGTCTGGGAGGTCTTCTTCAAGGGTTGCTCGGTGGCTTGGGCGTGGACAAGCTCCTGGAGGGTCTGGGACTGGGGACCATCACGCAGGGGATCGGGCTGGGTGGAAAGAAATAG
- a CDS encoding putative NF-X1 finger and helicase domain protein (COG:L;~EggNog:ENOG410PIMX;~InterPro:IPR041677,IPR000967,IPR027417,IPR041679;~PFAM:PF13245,PF13086,PF13087;~go_component: GO:0005634 - nucleus [Evidence IEA];~go_function: GO:0003700 - DNA-binding transcription factor activity [Evidence IEA];~go_function: GO:0004386 - helicase activity [Evidence IEA];~go_function: GO:0008270 - zinc ion binding [Evidence IEA];~go_process: GO:0006355 - regulation of transcription, DNA-templated [Evidence IEA]) gives MKELIDENILAARFSTQKSVILDQQVVPFLNIVTHPGVRNSLVLEQAVGTIYAFLYGVAGRRALVLLGFLADMLPYNKDQVTENQINRLEMSLLTFWHILELNSEAYVHEGLKLLANRFQSIVKDHEVSQAQGALYNVRDYLQKILRRLSIGAALPSIASSGQPTPESDKLPSSFIIHRTPPGGRHNNDSADICDIQILPTSEEILSPHTEYLPVKDPRQWHISGVAGLLDRNFRLLREDTVGQLRDVIHHQLRPETTAHTRQGNQVRTYAYPNVKVASLSFDRHAGLQFTIRFRQLAQVQGLRAKQREEWWSQSRRLQSGALVCLIDKSGGDVLFCTVAEPPRLPPGTPQPKDSPSLWKEKDVSTVALEFVDPTNHQVQFVLDRYRPRGAVSPLTLVEFPGILLPAFAPTLRALQKMKRSEDLPFANLLAPASSENPDQVAEVPPPAYALKPGFKFDLGCLMTDETELHLRPGQAFGMEKFQQKSILDPAQAVGLINTLQHQVGLIQGPPGTGKSYTGVALIKVLLANAAKAKANIGPIICVCYTNHALDQLLEELLEKKITTQIVRIGSRCKSERVEKYTLSKLADRPPQTKVEKSSIYHLYVKLEECVKEFDALRLYSEESEANLKRFLERHNPSHCRQLFSKDKKGWETATSKRGHNAFRQWINRGIKSTEKPRSIGILENINLEQMSIKERQMIYEHWITENRRQKHDKAKNLVHEQKRSKEKLNDVRHEVDLRCLRQAQVIGATTSGLARNLKMFRSLQSKVVLCEEAGEVLEAHLLTALLPSVEHAILIGDHQQLRPQIQDYNLSRENYRGGEQYSLDQSLFERLVDPGEDGPGVRMPFSTLETQRRMHPSIAQLVRDTLYPRLEDSPSVLEYPEVCGMRQRLFWFDHQHLEADNSSTDAVNTSHWNAFEVEMTTALVAHLIRQGCYREGEIAVLTPYLGQLHRLRRRLSESFSIVLGDRDQDDLEAAGLNESDAGNTLVSRSNALQTVRAATIDNFQGEEAKVVVISLVRSNAQRRCGFLRTSNRINVLLSRAKHGMYIIGNAATSIDVPMWRQVVEILKDKDNFGAQLKLQCPRHPESPIAVSEPDHFVQFSPEGGCNQRCAQRLRCGHACKQKCHSTLLHDAVYCQEPCPRPLKGCDHACPKNCGDKCPQQCQVVVFDANRKLRCGHAAVELPCWQAQEPAQVKCPVPVVKQVRGCKHTVTVPCHVNVDDSTFKCLAVCGTILPCGHPCRRKCWQCIRYDGDNNAQVNHGRCEQPCGRNYSACAHSCTRICHEPESCPPCEAPCDVHCGHSQCPNKCCEPCVPCAETQCPSSCPHSSCTLPCAAPCDNVPCSKRCEKLLPCGHQCPSVCSEICPPAPFCQICAAPEVKDRVVDFILGEAYWEIDLNENPCIFPRCGHFLTMESMDGQMDMKGHYELDADGKPVAITESSTPFSVEDVKKCATCRGSLRDISRYGRLVRRAMLDEATKKFILYLNNEYVPMAQELPKLVTALPEAKELAGSLAMFQIGEAIRVEGSGSLQTKRLGDLMKKHKMNRWDGLLRLRKRMVKYYSRVQVEEQPFSRVQYLVEHARRQKESQGTFKFNESVLQTKGVLLARALLIRLDIALLGDFLSLYSIATPLSTRRELFVDLQKNMDDCHSLIQLASELHRVAHQVEGYIFLAQLCALQRSHIKEVADAECRLTEGCEALDAAEQLCKQYPGQTLGFSEEIESSKAMLRGSTFYSAVSNEERMAVITAMNREFRGTGHWYYCPNGHPFTIGECGGAMQVSTCPECGAPVGGQSHQTVDGVTRANDLEQRLANLTLE, from the coding sequence ATGAAGGAGTTGATCGACGAAAACATCCTGGCAGCCCGGTTCTCTACACAGAAGTCGGTCATCCTCGATCAGCAGGTGGTGCCTTTTCTGAACATCGTAACGCATCCTGGTGTGCGGAACTCTCTGGTTCTCGAGCAGGCTGTTGGAACGATCTATGCTTTCCTCTATGGGGTGGCGGGCAGACGGGCATTGGTCCTGCTGGGTTTCCTGGCAGACATGCTACCATACAACAAGGACCAGGTCACGGAGAATCAGATCAACCGCCTCGAAATGTCTCTCCTGACATTTTGGCACATACTTGAGCTGAATTCAGAGGCGTACGTCCACGAGGGCCTCAAGCTATTGGCAAACCGCTTCCAGTCCATCGTGAAGGATCATGAAGTCTCGCAGGCGCAAGGTGCTCTGTACAATGTCAGGGACTACTTGCAAAAAATTCTGCGTCGACTCAGTATCGGTGCAGCACTTCCAAGCATAGCTTCCTCTGGACAGCCCACCCCTGAGAGCGACAAGCTTCCCTCgtcattcatcatccaccgcaCTCCCCCGGGGGGCCGCCACAACAACGATTCGGCGGACATCTGCGACATTCAGATCCTGCCCACATCTGAAGAGATCCTGTCCCCACACACCGAGTATCTTCCCGTGAAGGACCCTCGACAGTGGCATATCAGCGGTGTCGCCGGGCTCCTGGACCGCAACTTCCGATTGCTCCGTGAAGACACGGTCGGGCAGTTGAGAGAtgtcatccatcatcagcttCGCCCCGAAACTACAGCACATACTAGACAGGGTAACCAAGTCCGGACGTACGCATATCCGAACGTTAAGGTGGCTTCCTTGTCCTTTGATCGACATGCAGGGCTCCAGTTTACGATCCGATTCCGTCAGCTTGCGCAGGTGCAGGGACTGCGTGCCAAGCAGCGTGAGGAATGGTGGAGCCAATCTAGGCGCCTACAAAGTGGCGCCCTTGTATGCCTCATCGATAAGAGTGGAGGAGACGTATTGTTTTGTACGGTAGCTGAGCCACCCAGGTTGCCGCCCGGCACACCTCAGCCCAAGGATTCCCCGTCTCtgtggaaggagaaagatgtCTCAACTGTCGCTTTGGAATTCGTCGACCCTACAAACCATCAGGTGCAGTTTGTTCTGGATCGTTATCGTCCGCGTGGCGCAGTCTCTCCCCTCACCCTAGTGGAGTTTCCCGGCATTCTGCTACCAGCCTTTGCTCCGACATTGCGCGCGCTCCAAAAGATGAAGCGAAGTGAAGACTTGCCTTTTGCGAACCTGCTGGCTCCAGCGTCCTCCGAAAATCCAGACCAGGTGGCAGAAGTGCCTCCGCCGGCGTACGCTCTCAAGCCTGGGTTCAAGTTCGATCTTGGCTGCTTAATGACCGACGAGACCGAACTGCATCTCCGTCCCGGCCAGGCTTTTGGCATGGAGAAATTCCAACAGAAGTCGATTCTTGATCCGGCTCAAGCCGTGGGTCTAATAAACACCCTTCAGCACCAGGTAGGTCTCATACAGGGCCCTCCGGGCACAGGGAAGAGTTACACTGGAGTTGCCTTAATCAAAGTGCTGCTAGCCAATGCGGCCAAAGCCAAAGCCAACATTGGACCAATTATCTGCGTCTGTTATACCAATCATGCCCTCGACCAGCTTCTTGAAGAGCTGttggaaaagaagattaCGACACAGATCGTCCGAATTGGATCGCGCTGCAAGTCCGAACGCGTCGAGAAATACACCTTGAGCAAATTAGCCGACAGGCCTCCGCAGACCAAAGTCGAAAAGAGTTCAATTTATCACCTCTATGTTAAACTCGAGGAGTGCGTAAAGGAATTCGATGCTCTACGATTATATTCAGAAGAGTCTGAGGCTAACTTGAAGCGGTTTCTGGAGCGCCACAACCCCAGCCATTGTCGCCAGCTTTTCAGCAAGGATAAGAAGGGATGGGAAACTGCGACATCAAAGAGGGGTCATAATGCATTTCGTCAGTGGATAAACAGAGGAATCAAGTCGACGGAGAAGCCCCGATCTATCGGTATCCTCGAGAATATAAACCTCGAGCAAATGAGCATCAAGGAACGGCAAATGATCTATGAGCACTGGATCACGGAAAATAGACGTCAGAAGCACGACAAAGCTAAGAACCTGGTGCACGAACAAAAGAGGAGCAAGGAAAAACTGAACGATGTTCGACACGAGGTTGATCTTCGATGTCTCCGACAGGCACAGGTTATCGGGGCTACGACTAGTGGCCTCGCTCGAAATCTCAAGATGTTTCGCAGCCTTCAGTCCAAGGTAGTGCTGTGCGAAGAGGCTGGAGAGGTGTTGGAGGCTCATCTCCTGACAGCCCTTCTGCCTTCCGTCGAGCATGCCATACTCATTGGAGACCACCAGCAACTTCGCCCGCAGATTCAAGACTACAATCTTTCTCGAGAGAACTACCGAGGTGGTGAACAGTACTCTTTGGATCAATCATTGTTTGAGCGACTGGTTGATCCCGGCGAGGATGGCCCAGGGGTGCGGATGCCGTTTAGCACGTTGGAAACGCAACGCAGAATGCATCCTTCCATCGCACAGCTGGTCAGAGACACTTTGTACCCTCGCTTAGAAGATTCTCCCTCTGTTTTGGAATACCCGGAGGTATGCGGGATGCGCCAGAGGCTGTTCTGGTTTGATCATCAACACCTCGAAGCCGACAATTCCAGCACCGATGCGGTAAACACCTCGCACTGGAACGCGTTCGAGGTGGAGATGACCACCGCACTAGTTGCTCACTTGATCCGACAAGGCTGTtatagagagggagaaattgCTGTCCTGACCCCTTACCTGGGACAGCTCCATCGGCTACGGCGTCGGCTCAGCGAGTCGTTTTCGATCGTCCTCGGCGATCGCGACCAGGATGATCTGGAGGCGGCAGGACTAAATGAATCAGACGCAGGTAATACTCTGGTGTCTCGATCAAATGCACTACAGACCGTTCGTGCAGCCACCATTGATAACTTCCAGGGTGAGGAAGCCAAGGTTGTGGTAATTTCGTTGGTCAGAAGCAATGCTCAGAGACGCTGCGGGTTTCTGCGCACCTCTAACCGCATCAACGTTTTGCTGTCCCGTGCAAAGCACGGCATGTATATCATAGGTAACGCCGCTACCTCGATAGATGTACCGATGTGGCGCCAAGTGGTGGAGATCTTGAAGGACAAGGACAACTTTGGCGCCCAGCTCAAGCTACAATGTCCACGCCATCCAGAATCCCCTATTGCTGTTTCGGAGCCCGACCACTTCGTGCAATTCTCCCCAGAGGGCGGCTGCAATCAGCGCTGTGCCCAGCGATTGCGATGCGGTCATGCCTGTAAGCAGAAATGCCATTCGACGCTGCTCCATGATGCGGTCTACTGCCAGGAACCTTGTCCAAGGCCTTTGAAGGGATGCGATCATGCCTGCCCGAAGAACTGTGGCGACAAATGTCCCCAACAATGCCAGGTGGTCGTGTTCGACGCCAACCGGAAACTCAGATGTGGACATGCTGCAGTGGAGCTCCCTTGTTGGCAGGCACAGGAACCGGCGCAGGTTAAGTGTCCAGTGCCCGTGGTGAAGCAGGTGCGCGGGTGCAAGCACACGGTGACAGTTCCTTGTCATGTCAACGTCGACGATTCCACGTTCAAATGCCTAGCAGTGTGTGGAACCATTCTTCCCTGCGGACACCCTTGCCGACGCAAATGCTGGCAGTGTATTCGGTACGACGGGGACAACAATGCTCAAGTCAACCATGGCCGATGCGAACAGCCGTGTGGTCGGAACTACTCGGCGTGTGCACATAGCTGTACTCGGATCTGCCACGAGCCGGAGTCCTGTCCTCCGTGTGAGGCTCCTTGCGATGTTCATTGTGGCCATTCCCAGTGCCCAAACAAGTGCTGTGAGCCCTGCGTTCCGTGCGCCGAGACACAATGCCCATCGTCGTGTCCTCACAGTTCATGTACGCTGCCCTGTGCAGCTCCTTGCGATAATGTTCCTTGCTCTAAGCGCTGCGAGAAACTTCTGCCCTGTGGCCATCAGTGTCCCTCCGTTTGTAGCGAGATCTGTCCGCCAGCTCCTTTCTGCCAGATATGTGCTGCTCCAGAGGTCAAGGACCGCGTTGTTGATTTTATCCTCGGCGAGGCATATTGGGAGATAGACCTTAATGAAAACCCCTGCATCTTTCCACGATGCGGACATTTCCTGACCATGGAGAGTATGGATGGCCAGATGGACATGAAAGGGCACTATGAGCTGGATGCCGACGGTAAGCCAGTCGCGATCACCGAGTCATCAACGCCATTTTCCGTCGAGGACGTCAAAAAATGTGCCACCTGCCGGGGATCTTTGCGGGATATTTCTCGGTACGGTCGGCTGGTACGTCGTGCCATGTTGGATGAGGCTACAAAGAAATTTATCTTGTATCTCAACAATGAATACGTTCCAATGGCCCAGGAACTGCCAAAGCTGGTTACCGCCCTACCTGAAGCCAAGGAATTAGCCGGGTCGCTGGCAATGTTCCAAATCGGTGAAGCCATCCGGGTTGAAGGCTCCGGTAGCCTACAAACCAAACGCCTGGGGGATCTCATGAAGAAGCACAAAATGAATCGCTGGGATGGACTACTCCGGTTGAGGAAGCGCATGGTGAAATACTATTCCAGGGTTCAAGTCGAAGAGCAACCCTTCAGTCGCGTTCAGTACCTGGTGGAGCACGCACGGCGGCAGAAAGAATCCCAAGGGACATTCAAGTTCAATGAATCTGTGTTGCAAACGAAGGGTGTTTTGCTAGCACGAGCACTTCTCATCCGGCTAGACATTGCACTGCTCGGCGACTTTCTCTCGCTTTACAGCATCGCAACTCCACTGTCCACACGGCGTGAGCTTTTTGTCGATCTGCAGAAAAATATGGATGACTGCCACAGCCTCATCCAGCTTGCCAGCGAGCTGCACCGAGTCGCCCATCAAGTCGAGGGCTACATCTTCCTGGCGCAGCTCTGTGCTCTGCAGCGATCCCACATTAAAGAAGTAGCGGATGCAGAGTGTCGGCTTACCGAAGGCTGTGAAGCCCTTGATGCTGCCGAGCAACTTTGTAAGCAGTATCCAGGCCAAACTCTGGGGTTTTCGGAGGAGATTGAAAGCTCCAAGGCGATGTTGAGAGGCTCAACTTTCTATAGCGCCGTCTCCAACGAAGAACGAATGGCAGTGATTACGGCCATGAACCGCGAATTCAGGGGCACTGGCCACTGGTACTATTGTCCAAACGGGCATCCTTTCACGATCGGCGAG